Proteins from a genomic interval of Arthrobacter sp. CAN_C5:
- a CDS encoding NAD-dependent succinate-semialdehyde dehydrogenase: protein MAVTTQREQELLAQVPTGLLIGGHWRDASTGKTFDIEDPATGETLLTIADASPEDGMAALDAAAAAQDSWARTAPRERGEILRRAFDLVTARADDFALLMTMEMGKPLAEARGEVTYGAEFLRWFSEEAVRTTGRYSTSPDGKTRILVNKKPVGPCLLITPWNFPLAMATRKIAPAIAAGCTMVLKPANLTPLTSSLFAAVLEEAGLPKGVLNVVHTSDAQGVTGPLIEDPRLRKLSFTGSTPVGRNLLAAAAKNVLRTSMELGGNAPFVVFEDADVDAAVAGAMLAKLRNMGEACTAANRFIIHSSVAGEFAEKFAAKMKTLQTARGTEDNSTLGPLIDEKSRTKVHELVTSAVDDGATVVVGGAAVEGPGYFYQATVLTDVAPGSRILQEEIFGPVAPIITFETEDDAVRLANDTEYGLVAYVFTRDLNRGLRIGERLDVGMLGLNAGVVSNAAAPFGGVKQSGLGREGGSEGIEEYLYTQYVGIADPTAS from the coding sequence ATGGCAGTTACCACCCAGCGTGAGCAGGAACTTTTGGCGCAGGTTCCCACCGGACTGCTGATTGGTGGTCACTGGCGGGACGCCTCCACCGGGAAGACCTTCGACATTGAGGACCCCGCCACCGGCGAAACCCTGCTCACCATTGCGGACGCCAGCCCCGAGGACGGCATGGCAGCGCTGGACGCCGCCGCCGCCGCGCAGGACAGCTGGGCCCGCACCGCACCCCGTGAGCGCGGCGAGATCCTGCGCCGGGCCTTTGACCTGGTCACCGCCCGGGCGGACGACTTCGCCCTCCTGATGACCATGGAAATGGGGAAGCCGCTGGCCGAAGCACGCGGCGAAGTGACCTACGGCGCCGAGTTCCTGCGCTGGTTCTCCGAGGAAGCAGTCCGGACCACCGGCAGGTACTCCACCTCGCCCGACGGCAAGACCCGTATCCTCGTCAACAAGAAGCCTGTGGGCCCGTGCCTGCTGATCACCCCGTGGAACTTCCCCCTCGCGATGGCCACCCGCAAGATCGCCCCAGCCATCGCCGCCGGCTGCACCATGGTGCTCAAGCCCGCCAACCTCACTCCGCTGACGTCGTCGCTGTTCGCCGCCGTCCTGGAAGAGGCGGGCCTGCCCAAGGGCGTGCTCAACGTCGTCCACACCTCCGACGCCCAGGGCGTCACCGGGCCACTGATCGAGGATCCCCGGCTCCGTAAGCTGTCCTTCACCGGCTCGACGCCGGTGGGCCGGAACCTGCTGGCCGCCGCAGCCAAGAACGTGCTGCGCACCTCGATGGAACTCGGTGGCAACGCCCCGTTCGTGGTCTTCGAAGACGCCGACGTCGACGCCGCCGTAGCCGGGGCGATGCTCGCGAAGCTCCGCAACATGGGCGAAGCCTGCACGGCTGCGAACAGGTTCATCATTCACTCATCGGTGGCCGGGGAGTTCGCCGAGAAGTTCGCGGCAAAGATGAAGACCCTCCAGACCGCTCGTGGCACCGAGGACAACTCGACCCTCGGCCCCCTGATCGACGAGAAGAGCCGGACCAAGGTCCATGAACTGGTGACATCGGCAGTCGACGACGGCGCGACGGTCGTCGTCGGCGGCGCAGCCGTCGAGGGGCCGGGCTACTTCTACCAGGCGACGGTGCTCACCGACGTGGCGCCGGGATCCCGGATCCTGCAGGAAGAGATCTTCGGGCCGGTCGCCCCGATCATCACCTTTGAAACCGAGGACGACGCCGTTCGCCTCGCCAACGACACCGAGTACGGGCTCGTTGCCTACGTTTTCACCCGGGACCTCAACCGCGGGCTGCGCATCGGTGAACGGCTGGATGTGGGGATGCTCGGGCTCAACGCCGGGGTGGTCTCCAA
- the rsmI gene encoding 16S rRNA (cytidine(1402)-2'-O)-methyltransferase yields MSHPDFEPAADVGTVHPGGRLVLAATPIGNAADASARLVSLLQTSDIVAAEDTRRLQRLLRALEIRVPGRIISYHEHNEASRTAELLEQVQDGKTILMVTDAGMPSVSDPGYRLVEAAIAGGVTVTMAPGPSAVLTALALSGLPTDRFCFEGFLPRKTGERNSRLAELADERRTMVFFEAPHRLEVMLRSLHQVFGPDRPAAVARELTKRYEQVLRGPLAELLAWAESTEVRGEIAVVVGGAPPAAPAKPEDRVAAVATLMDQGIRLKDAVAAVAEESRISKRELYAAVIAAR; encoded by the coding sequence GTGTCCCACCCGGACTTCGAGCCAGCGGCCGACGTCGGGACCGTCCACCCGGGTGGACGGCTGGTGTTGGCCGCGACGCCGATCGGCAACGCGGCCGATGCATCCGCCCGCCTGGTGTCGCTCCTGCAAACCTCTGACATTGTCGCGGCCGAGGACACCCGCCGGTTGCAGCGCCTGCTGAGGGCGCTCGAGATCAGGGTGCCAGGGCGCATTATCAGCTATCACGAGCACAACGAGGCCAGCCGGACGGCCGAACTGCTCGAGCAGGTGCAGGACGGCAAGACCATTCTCATGGTGACCGACGCCGGCATGCCGTCGGTTTCCGATCCAGGCTACCGGCTGGTGGAGGCGGCGATCGCCGGCGGGGTCACTGTGACCATGGCGCCCGGCCCGTCGGCGGTGCTGACGGCGCTCGCCCTGTCAGGGCTGCCCACTGACCGTTTCTGCTTCGAAGGGTTCCTGCCACGCAAGACCGGTGAGCGGAACTCACGCCTGGCGGAGTTGGCTGACGAGCGACGCACCATGGTCTTCTTTGAGGCTCCGCACCGCCTGGAGGTGATGCTGAGGTCGCTGCACCAGGTTTTCGGCCCCGACCGTCCGGCGGCAGTGGCCCGGGAGCTTACCAAACGCTATGAACAGGTGCTGCGGGGTCCTCTGGCGGAACTCCTGGCATGGGCAGAAAGTACCGAGGTGAGGGGTGAGATTGCCGTCGTCGTCGGCGGTGCACCACCTGCCGCGCCAGCGAAACCGGAGGACCGGGTAGCCGCGGTCGCAACACTGATGGACCAGGGCATCCGGCTCAAGGACGCGGTGGCCGCGGTCGCTGAGGAGTCGCGGATCAGCAAGCGGGAACTCTACGCAGCGGTGATCGCGGCCCGCTGA
- a CDS encoding dolichyl-phosphate-mannose--protein mannosyltransferase produces MVIGGVLRFVRLGDPATLVFDETYYVKDAYSYLLSGYEREWPEEPDADFNSGNTGIILGSPDYVVHPPVGKWMIALGMALFGSDNPFGWRFSAALVGTLSILFIALIAQRLFGSPILGAVAGLLTAVDGHHLVHSRTSLLDVFLMFWLVVAFGALLLDRNRARRTLAEKVSERAAASPTGRPSAADLLYGPWLGFRPWRIVAGISLGLAVGTKWSAIPYLAVFGLMTVLWDMNARRIVGVHRWITGAILRDGLQAFASMVPLAALTYLASWTGWFLSSDAYNRQWAADHPAPAWEWLPASIRSLADYHRAAYTFHEGLGSEHPYESTPWSWLVMGRPVSFYYKGDLGADQGCAVDACSRAISSVGNPLIWWSAAIALIVLVFYWVGRRDWRAGAILAGVAAGYLPWFLYPERTTFFFYAIAFQPFLILGLVYCLGLVLGRPFEPPSRRRLGLILVGGFVAAAVLLSAYFLPIWTAELIPYSQWRLRMWMPSWI; encoded by the coding sequence ATGGTCATCGGCGGGGTGCTGCGGTTTGTCCGGTTGGGGGACCCGGCAACCCTGGTGTTCGATGAAACGTACTACGTCAAGGACGCCTACTCCTACCTCCTGTCCGGCTACGAGCGGGAATGGCCGGAGGAGCCCGACGCCGATTTCAACAGCGGCAATACCGGGATCATCCTGGGCAGCCCCGACTACGTGGTGCACCCGCCGGTCGGGAAGTGGATGATCGCCCTGGGGATGGCACTGTTTGGTTCCGACAACCCGTTCGGCTGGCGTTTCTCGGCGGCCCTCGTGGGGACCCTGTCCATCCTGTTCATTGCCCTCATAGCCCAGCGGCTCTTTGGGTCTCCCATCCTCGGTGCGGTAGCTGGGCTGCTGACCGCGGTCGATGGCCATCACCTGGTGCACTCCCGCACGTCCCTGCTGGATGTGTTCCTGATGTTCTGGCTGGTGGTCGCCTTCGGTGCGCTGCTGCTGGACCGGAATCGCGCGCGGCGGACCCTTGCGGAGAAGGTGTCGGAGCGGGCTGCAGCGTCCCCGACGGGGCGGCCGTCGGCGGCGGACCTGCTCTATGGGCCGTGGCTGGGTTTCCGGCCGTGGCGGATCGTCGCAGGCATCAGCCTGGGACTCGCGGTCGGCACCAAGTGGTCGGCGATCCCCTATCTAGCGGTCTTTGGCCTGATGACGGTGCTGTGGGACATGAACGCCCGCAGGATCGTGGGAGTGCACCGCTGGATCACGGGTGCCATCCTGCGGGACGGGCTGCAGGCGTTTGCTTCGATGGTGCCCCTCGCAGCGCTGACGTACCTGGCGTCTTGGACCGGCTGGTTCCTGTCCTCCGATGCGTACAACCGCCAGTGGGCAGCAGACCATCCGGCGCCCGCATGGGAGTGGCTGCCAGCGTCGATCAGATCGCTGGCCGACTATCATCGGGCCGCCTATACCTTCCACGAGGGCCTCGGCTCCGAGCACCCCTACGAATCGACTCCCTGGTCCTGGCTCGTGATGGGACGCCCGGTGTCCTTCTATTACAAGGGCGATCTGGGGGCCGATCAGGGGTGCGCCGTCGACGCCTGCTCCCGGGCCATCAGCTCGGTCGGGAACCCGCTGATCTGGTGGTCGGCGGCAATCGCCCTGATCGTGCTGGTTTTCTACTGGGTGGGACGGCGGGACTGGCGCGCCGGCGCCATCCTGGCGGGCGTCGCGGCCGGCTATCTGCCCTGGTTCCTGTACCCGGAACGCACCACCTTCTTCTTCTACGCCATCGCGTTCCAGCCGTTCCTGATCCTTGGCCTGGTGTACTGCCTGGGCCTGGTGTTGGGTAGGCCCTTCGAACCGCCCAGCCGGCGGCGTCTGGGCCTGATCCTCGTCGGCGGGTTCGTGGCGGCGGCGGTATTGCTTTCTGCCTATTTCCTGCCAATCTGGACGGCAGAACTGATCCCCTACAGCCAGTGGCGGCTCCGCATGTGGATGCCCAGCTGGATCTGA
- a CDS encoding long-chain fatty acid--CoA ligase has product MRESTTELLVNLPADTNVTDLLLEQHRRAPDGALYSVKKGGQWQDISASEFLDQVQALAKGLISRGVRPGDTVAVMSKTRYEWTLADVAIWFAGAVTVPIYETSSASQVAWILQDSAAGIIFVEDDAKAAVVRSALGGTDSDNRLYLMNNDDGGDTFAALVSEGSAIGDDELEAARASRNLDDVASLVYTSGTTGAPKGCEITHGNFALFAVNTLEFLPELLREKDARTLMFLPLAHVLARAVQVVCLAGGVKLGHTANAADLLEDLSAYRPTFLLVVPRIFEKIYATAEQKAKDAGKGRLFEISAATAVSYSRALDTAARGGRGPSVVLKAQHALFNRLLYPKLRGVFGGEVTYTVSGASPLSEHLAHFFRGAGIQVQEGYGLTESTAPCTANTVALTRVGSVGIPMPGTTVRMDTDGEIQIKGVGVFKGYHNNQQANADAFTEDGFFRTGDVGQLDEDGFLTITGRKKDLLVTAGGKNVAPGPLEETLREHRLIAHAVVVGDGRPFIGAFLTLDPEAVATWGTEAGLGGLTVTEAASHAGVRAELQSAVDEANSHVSAAEQIRKFTVRDQDFGPDSGYLTPTLKLKRAAVVADLKSELENLYSTP; this is encoded by the coding sequence ATGCGTGAATCAACCACCGAACTCCTGGTGAACCTCCCCGCGGACACCAATGTCACGGACCTGCTCCTGGAGCAGCACCGCAGGGCTCCCGACGGCGCCCTGTACTCGGTGAAGAAGGGTGGCCAGTGGCAGGACATCAGCGCGTCCGAATTCCTCGACCAGGTGCAGGCTCTCGCCAAGGGGCTCATCTCACGGGGGGTGCGCCCCGGTGACACGGTCGCCGTGATGTCGAAAACCCGATATGAGTGGACTCTGGCCGACGTCGCTATCTGGTTCGCCGGGGCTGTCACCGTTCCGATCTATGAGACCTCCTCGGCGTCGCAGGTGGCCTGGATCCTTCAGGACTCTGCCGCCGGCATCATCTTTGTCGAGGACGACGCCAAAGCGGCGGTGGTCCGGAGCGCGCTCGGTGGCACGGATTCGGACAATCGGCTGTACCTGATGAACAACGACGACGGCGGGGACACCTTTGCAGCGCTTGTCTCGGAGGGATCGGCCATTGGGGATGACGAGCTCGAAGCTGCCCGTGCCAGCCGCAACCTCGACGACGTCGCGTCGCTCGTGTACACCTCCGGGACCACCGGCGCCCCGAAGGGCTGCGAAATCACGCACGGGAACTTCGCCCTGTTTGCAGTGAACACTCTTGAGTTCCTGCCTGAGCTGCTCCGCGAGAAGGACGCGCGGACGCTGATGTTCCTGCCACTCGCGCATGTGCTTGCCCGCGCTGTCCAGGTGGTGTGCCTGGCCGGTGGTGTGAAGCTCGGACACACGGCCAACGCCGCCGACTTGCTGGAGGACCTTTCGGCCTACCGGCCGACGTTCCTGCTGGTCGTGCCGCGCATCTTCGAGAAGATCTACGCAACCGCCGAGCAGAAAGCCAAAGATGCCGGCAAGGGCCGCCTGTTCGAGATCAGTGCCGCCACAGCCGTGTCTTACTCCCGGGCCCTGGACACTGCTGCCCGTGGCGGCCGTGGCCCCTCGGTAGTACTCAAGGCACAGCATGCACTATTCAACCGGCTGCTCTACCCCAAACTCAGGGGGGTCTTTGGTGGCGAAGTGACCTACACGGTGTCCGGCGCGAGCCCGTTGAGCGAACACCTGGCGCACTTCTTCCGCGGCGCGGGTATCCAGGTGCAGGAGGGGTACGGTCTGACCGAAAGCACGGCGCCGTGCACGGCCAACACTGTTGCACTGACCCGGGTGGGCAGCGTTGGCATTCCGATGCCTGGCACCACCGTGCGGATGGACACCGACGGCGAGATCCAGATCAAGGGCGTGGGGGTGTTCAAGGGTTATCACAACAATCAGCAAGCCAATGCTGACGCCTTCACCGAGGACGGCTTCTTCCGGACCGGCGACGTTGGCCAGCTGGACGAGGACGGGTTCCTGACCATCACCGGCCGCAAGAAGGACCTACTGGTCACCGCTGGTGGGAAGAACGTGGCGCCCGGGCCGCTGGAGGAGACCCTCCGGGAACACCGGCTGATTGCCCACGCGGTCGTGGTGGGTGACGGTCGGCCCTTTATCGGGGCGTTCCTGACGCTCGACCCGGAAGCCGTGGCGACCTGGGGAACGGAAGCAGGTCTGGGTGGGCTGACCGTCACCGAGGCAGCATCACATGCCGGGGTTCGCGCGGAGTTGCAGTCCGCCGTGGACGAGGCCAACTCCCACGTCTCTGCCGCCGAGCAGATCCGCAAGTTCACTGTGCGCGACCAGGACTTTGGACCGGACTCCGGCTACCTCACCCCCACCCTGAAACTCAAGCGCGCAGCCGTTGTCGCCGACCTGAAAAGCGAACTGGAGAACCTCTACAGCACCCCCTGA
- a CDS encoding pentapeptide repeat-containing protein, which yields MLERALLERARLERALLERARLERALLERARLERAWL from the coding sequence TTGCTGGAACGTGCCTTGCTGGAACGTGCCCGGCTGGAACGTGCCTTGCTGGAACGTGCCCGGCTGGAACGTGCCTTGCTGGAACGTGCCCGGCTGGAACGTGCCTGGCTTTGA
- a CDS encoding HNH endonuclease signature motif containing protein — MGPFQSAIPTYLSLDQAAGIFHRVDTAARALQGPDESRTLTQLRADVLTDVLTSAGATGHMSAVEPATGEPAGEAAATEEPVTDGASEPDGTDSPDATGVPDGTGVPDGTGGLVGRGGAGAYWGVQAKVFVTVPVMTLLGGDAPGELEGYGPIDPDTARKLAGHAPSFTRILTHPFTGARLGADATTYRVPKDLQDAVRVRDRTCRHPGCNRLAVFCELDHTTPWSQGGKTSYGNLAALCKRHHKLKSEGYWHYRQPEPGMIIAISPMGETYLTRPDPPPAPLPETPPPF, encoded by the coding sequence GTGGGGCCATTTCAGAGTGCCATACCCACCTACCTATCCCTCGACCAGGCTGCCGGGATTTTCCACCGCGTCGACACCGCCGCCCGCGCATTACAAGGCCCCGACGAATCCCGGACCCTCACCCAGTTACGCGCCGACGTCCTCACCGATGTCCTGACCAGCGCCGGCGCCACCGGGCACATGAGTGCCGTGGAACCCGCCACCGGAGAACCCGCCGGCGAGGCCGCTGCTACCGAAGAACCTGTCACCGACGGTGCCAGCGAACCGGATGGCACGGATAGCCCGGATGCAACAGGGGTGCCGGATGGAACAGGTGTGCCGGATGGCACGGGTGGGCTGGTGGGCCGTGGTGGTGCAGGTGCCTACTGGGGTGTGCAGGCGAAGGTGTTCGTTACTGTCCCTGTGATGACTCTCCTCGGCGGTGATGCACCGGGTGAACTCGAAGGGTACGGGCCGATCGACCCCGACACTGCCAGGAAACTCGCCGGGCACGCACCATCTTTCACGAGGATCCTCACTCACCCCTTCACCGGTGCCAGGCTCGGCGCCGACGCCACCACCTACCGGGTCCCCAAAGACCTCCAGGACGCAGTCAGAGTGCGGGACCGGACCTGCCGGCATCCGGGGTGTAACCGGTTGGCGGTGTTCTGCGAACTCGACCACACAACGCCTTGGTCACAAGGCGGGAAAACCAGCTACGGCAACCTGGCAGCGTTGTGTAAACGCCACCACAAGCTCAAATCCGAGGGCTACTGGCATTACCGACAACCTGAGCCAGGAATGATCATTGCGATCTCACCGATGGGCGAAACCTACCTCACCCGGCCAGATCCACCACCGGCACCACTCCCGGAAACCCCGCCACCCTTCTAA
- the istA gene encoding IS21 family transposase, translating into MKQFERIRLDARDKDMSVRELARVHGVHRRTVRAALAEATPPARKTPERKAPKLGPWEDTIRAWLTADQKSPRKQRHTARRIWQRLVDEHGVVVAESTVAHAVARIRRGLVDTQADVAVPQTHTPGGEAEVDFGEFQAVIGGVQAKLFMFVMRLSYSGRAAHVAYANQSQESFLDGHNTAFERFGGIPAKMIRYDNLKPAVTTVILGRERLENERFIALRSHYGFDSFFCLPGIDGAHEKGGVEGEVGRFRRRWLTPVPEFDTLAGLNAYMAGCDVKDDHRVITGRPVTVGAAAAEEAGMLRPLPADTFEAASTFSFKADHKSQVCVRQSYYSVPARYAGRRVSVRLGARTIEMFAEGARIASHVRAIHKYSYVLELDHYLEVLTRKPGALAGATALMAARASGAFTGAHQKYWDRARAALGDKAGTKALIEVLLMARTLPAAAVTGAMENAVRTGDFDPDHLAIHARASQSFHHVPAALPDEVSGRIRHLPDRWEPSLAGYDGLLAAAGSR; encoded by the coding sequence GTGAAGCAATTCGAGCGTATCCGCCTTGATGCGAGGGATAAAGATATGTCGGTCAGAGAGTTGGCACGGGTGCACGGCGTTCACCGCCGTACCGTCCGGGCCGCGTTGGCGGAGGCCACGCCGCCGGCACGGAAGACGCCGGAGCGGAAGGCTCCGAAGCTGGGGCCCTGGGAGGACACCATCCGGGCCTGGTTGACCGCGGACCAGAAGTCACCGCGCAAACAGCGCCACACGGCCCGCCGGATCTGGCAGCGGCTGGTCGATGAACACGGCGTCGTGGTTGCCGAGTCCACGGTCGCCCACGCTGTGGCCAGGATCCGCCGCGGGCTCGTCGACACGCAGGCTGACGTCGCGGTCCCGCAGACCCACACCCCGGGCGGGGAAGCCGAGGTCGATTTCGGCGAGTTCCAGGCCGTGATCGGCGGCGTGCAGGCGAAGCTGTTCATGTTCGTGATGCGGCTGTCCTACTCCGGACGCGCCGCGCATGTGGCCTACGCGAACCAGTCGCAGGAGTCCTTTCTGGACGGGCATAACACCGCGTTCGAACGCTTCGGCGGGATCCCGGCCAAAATGATCCGCTACGACAACCTCAAACCCGCTGTCACCACCGTGATCCTGGGCCGTGAACGGCTGGAAAACGAACGCTTCATCGCCCTGCGCTCCCATTACGGGTTCGACTCGTTCTTCTGCCTGCCCGGCATCGACGGCGCCCACGAAAAGGGCGGCGTCGAAGGTGAAGTCGGCAGGTTCCGCCGCCGCTGGCTGACCCCGGTTCCGGAGTTCGATACCCTGGCCGGGCTGAACGCGTATATGGCTGGCTGCGATGTCAAAGACGACCACCGCGTCATCACGGGCCGCCCCGTCACCGTCGGTGCCGCGGCAGCGGAGGAAGCCGGCATGCTTCGGCCGTTGCCGGCGGACACGTTCGAGGCCGCCTCGACGTTCTCGTTCAAGGCCGACCACAAGTCCCAGGTCTGCGTCCGCCAGTCCTACTACTCGGTCCCGGCCCGCTATGCCGGGCGCCGGGTCAGCGTCCGGCTCGGTGCCCGCACCATCGAGATGTTCGCCGAAGGCGCCCGGATCGCGTCCCACGTCCGGGCCATCCACAAGTATTCCTACGTCCTGGAACTGGACCACTACCTTGAGGTCCTCACCCGCAAACCCGGCGCCCTGGCCGGGGCAACAGCGCTGATGGCCGCCCGCGCCTCCGGGGCCTTCACCGGAGCCCACCAGAAATACTGGGACAGGGCCCGGGCCGCGCTCGGCGACAAGGCCGGCACGAAGGCCCTGATCGAGGTCCTGCTGATGGCCCGGACCCTGCCGGCCGCCGCGGTCACCGGCGCCATGGAGAACGCCGTGAGGACCGGGGACTTCGACCCCGATCATCTGGCCATCCACGCCCGTGCCAGCCAGAGCTTCCACCACGTCCCGGCGGCGCTACCTGATGAAGTTTCCGGACGGATCAGGCACCTGCCCGACCGCTGGGAGCCCTCGCTGGCCGGCTATGACGGGCTGCTGGCCGCGGCGGGCAGCCGATGA
- the istB gene encoding IS21-like element helper ATPase IstB translates to MGQLSEPAAAAAIGAACKTLYLRGTAQVAGSMAAEAARQRLSHQAYLAEVLTYECEERDNRARARRIKEAKFPRSKRLEDLDLAQIPDLPPATLTHLATGAWIDAGEPLVLLGNSGTGKTHLLIGLGMAAAEQGRRVRYITTAALVNELVEAADNKELSKLVGKYARLDLLCLDEVGYVKLDTHGAELLFQIITAREERASIACASNAPFSEWGQTFTDPRLAAAVVDRLTFRGHIINTGTDSYRLKTTQQTINKSRQN, encoded by the coding sequence ATGGGCCAGCTCAGTGAGCCCGCCGCCGCGGCGGCGATCGGCGCAGCCTGCAAAACCCTGTATCTGAGAGGCACCGCGCAGGTCGCCGGGTCCATGGCAGCCGAAGCCGCCCGGCAGCGCCTCAGCCACCAGGCCTACCTCGCCGAGGTCCTGACCTATGAATGCGAGGAACGCGATAACCGCGCCCGGGCCCGGCGGATCAAGGAAGCGAAGTTCCCTCGCAGCAAACGCCTCGAAGACCTGGACCTGGCCCAGATCCCTGACCTGCCGCCGGCGACCCTGACACACCTGGCCACCGGCGCGTGGATCGATGCCGGGGAACCACTGGTACTCCTCGGCAATTCCGGGACCGGGAAAACACACCTGCTCATCGGCCTGGGCATGGCCGCCGCCGAGCAGGGACGGCGGGTCCGCTACATCACCACGGCCGCGCTGGTCAACGAACTCGTCGAGGCTGCCGACAACAAGGAGCTATCAAAGCTGGTGGGCAAATACGCGCGCCTGGATCTCCTTTGCCTCGATGAGGTCGGCTACGTCAAGCTCGATACCCACGGCGCCGAGCTTTTGTTCCAGATCATCACGGCCAGGGAAGAACGGGCGTCCATCGCCTGCGCAAGCAACGCCCCGTTCAGCGAGTGGGGCCAGACGTTCACCGACCCGCGCCTCGCGGCGGCGGTCGTGGACCGGCTGACCTTCCGCGGCCACATCATCAACACCGGCACCGATTCCTACCGGCTGAAAACCACCCAACAGACCATCAACAAGTCCCGGCAAAACTGA
- a CDS encoding DUF222 domain-containing protein, whose protein sequence is MDACQALDTLKDIDEARSWLDAQEAKIVTRVLNLQTEQTRHDPRGWGYETTLTATEIGAALHLPDRTAGFLVEHSTLLTRYYPATLEALEAGKLSRRHAWAVVEEATSIPDTDPTATAEFEARLIGMASLTTVVKFRQQANRLREKLHPETITTRHKRAVKERGVYLTPSYDGMAWLEAYLGIAS, encoded by the coding sequence TTGGACGCCTGTCAGGCGTTGGACACGTTGAAAGACATCGACGAAGCACGGTCCTGGCTCGACGCCCAGGAAGCCAAGATTGTTACCCGGGTCCTGAACCTGCAAACCGAGCAAACCCGCCACGACCCCCGAGGTTGGGGTTACGAAACAACGCTCACCGCCACTGAAATTGGGGCGGCGTTGCATTTGCCGGACCGGACGGCCGGGTTCCTGGTCGAACACAGCACCCTGCTCACCCGGTACTACCCGGCCACCCTGGAGGCATTGGAGGCCGGGAAACTCAGCCGGCGGCACGCCTGGGCCGTCGTGGAGGAAGCGACCAGCATCCCCGACACCGACCCCACAGCGACAGCCGAGTTCGAGGCTCGGCTTATCGGGATGGCGTCCCTGACCACTGTGGTGAAGTTTCGGCAGCAGGCGAACCGGCTCCGGGAAAAACTCCACCCCGAAACGATCACCACCAGGCACAAGAGAGCCGTGAAGGAACGCGGGGTGTACTTGACCCCTTCCTACGACGGGATGGCCTGGCTCGAAGCCTACCTGGGAATAGCAAGTTGA